One stretch of Bacillus spongiae DNA includes these proteins:
- a CDS encoding helix-turn-helix domain-containing protein has protein sequence MTYLDAIILHCLKQINGERTGNSVFHLLNGKRSSQTIQDAHLYHLSFLFETASYLTREQFENRITVMKNQGWVDNQTDGIYKITNDGKGALNTYWELHDFPLHIKGWELQKISDIFWKRLTLFIQVVSHHLHENKQYFPIQRDNEIQHWIKQYLHKNPLPIDRLSSYLYGELQKILANTQFPIDPNFIVTRFSGVQYIGLTIPQCVEAFRVEEFEYRYLFQNGMHYLLQSIMDHEQSYPILYSIMADLLAPISLTESTRKTYQGLKNGLTKEEISLNRGLKLATIEDHIIEITLNDNKFSIDPFISKEEAFSVVKKSKQLSQKRLKPLKEQFPHLSYFQIRLALAKGVER, from the coding sequence TTGACATATTTAGACGCCATTATTCTACATTGTCTAAAGCAAATAAATGGAGAACGAACAGGAAATAGTGTTTTTCATTTATTAAACGGAAAACGTTCCTCCCAAACGATTCAGGATGCTCACCTTTATCATCTTTCTTTTTTATTTGAAACGGCTTCCTACTTAACACGGGAACAGTTTGAAAATCGCATAACAGTAATGAAAAACCAAGGATGGGTTGATAACCAAACAGATGGTATATATAAAATAACAAACGATGGAAAAGGTGCTTTGAACACTTATTGGGAGTTGCACGACTTTCCATTACATATAAAAGGTTGGGAGCTTCAAAAAATTAGCGATATATTTTGGAAGCGCCTTACACTTTTTATTCAGGTGGTGTCGCACCATTTACATGAAAATAAGCAATATTTTCCGATACAGCGAGACAATGAAATTCAACATTGGATTAAACAGTATCTCCATAAGAACCCCTTACCAATAGACCGTTTATCTAGTTATTTATACGGTGAGCTACAAAAAATTTTAGCTAACACTCAGTTTCCGATTGACCCAAATTTCATCGTAACACGATTTAGTGGTGTTCAATATATTGGATTAACCATTCCTCAATGTGTAGAAGCCTTTCGGGTAGAGGAATTTGAATATAGATATTTATTTCAGAATGGGATGCATTACCTCCTACAATCTATAATGGACCATGAACAATCGTACCCTATCCTTTATAGTATAATGGCTGACCTTTTAGCGCCAATTTCTTTAACCGAATCAACACGTAAAACGTATCAAGGGCTGAAAAACGGGTTAACAAAAGAAGAAATATCCTTAAACAGGGGCTTAAAATTGGCTACAATTGAAGATCATATTATCGAAATTACACTAAATGATAATAAGTTTAGTATCGACCCTTTCATTTCTAAAGAAGAAGCATTTAGTGTAGTGAAAAAGTCGAAGCAATTATCACAAAAGAGATTAAAGCCATTAAAAGAACAATTTCCTCATCTATCTTATTTTCAAATTAGACTTGCTTTGGCTAAAGGAGTAGAGAGATGA
- a CDS encoding ATP-dependent DNA helicase RecQ codes for MNLVLELERRFGYSSFREGQKEVIESVLQGKNTLALLPTGTGKSLCYQLSGYLLQGSVLIVSPLLSLMQDQVEQMKANGEKAVVALNSFLTFEEKRRVFRKLSTYKFIYISPEMLANEEVLFRLSRMKISLFVVDEAHCISQWGPDFRPDYLKLGDVKERLNISITLALTATATQKVRQEILSTLRIERASQWIGSVDRSNIAISVEKFTQYDEKVDRLIAIISEWQKPGIIYFSSKKVADEMASLLAQKKGIKCAAYHAGLDQEQRILIQQQFLYNQLNVICATSAFGMGINKENVRFVVHFHFPSSMETYLQEVGRAGRDGLASIAVLLYAPGDEQLPQRMIENESMTKEQIYTYLEPSVYNEEEKAHFLGLNDVHQRLLHYYQQAFLKQPESDLRTFSTNIEQFMKKRQSQKFEHVDNMVNWINLQTCRREAILTYFNEKYHKKISSCCDVCRVDMSLYTQMKDTLKNENVPQWDVLLQNLLKLS; via the coding sequence ATGAATTTGGTACTAGAACTTGAAAGAAGATTTGGTTATTCTTCCTTTCGTGAGGGACAAAAAGAGGTTATCGAGTCCGTTCTTCAAGGGAAAAATACTTTAGCACTCCTCCCAACAGGAACAGGAAAATCTCTTTGCTATCAGCTTTCAGGATATCTCTTACAAGGATCAGTGCTCATTGTTTCACCGCTATTATCCTTAATGCAGGATCAAGTTGAGCAAATGAAGGCCAACGGGGAGAAGGCAGTAGTAGCACTAAATTCCTTCTTAACATTTGAAGAGAAAAGAAGGGTTTTTCGTAAGCTGTCGACGTATAAATTTATATATATTTCACCTGAAATGTTGGCCAATGAAGAGGTTTTATTTCGATTATCCAGGATGAAAATTTCATTATTTGTTGTGGATGAAGCCCATTGTATATCCCAATGGGGACCAGATTTTCGACCGGATTATTTAAAGCTTGGAGACGTTAAAGAAAGATTGAACATTTCCATTACACTTGCTTTAACTGCTACTGCAACACAAAAGGTAAGACAGGAGATCTTATCTACTCTTAGGATCGAAAGAGCATCACAGTGGATAGGTTCGGTGGATCGAAGTAATATTGCGATTTCTGTCGAGAAATTTACTCAATATGATGAGAAAGTTGATCGACTAATTGCGATCATCTCTGAATGGCAAAAGCCGGGAATCATTTATTTTTCAAGTAAGAAAGTGGCAGATGAAATGGCAAGTCTGTTAGCACAAAAAAAAGGTATTAAATGTGCTGCTTATCATGCTGGGCTAGATCAAGAACAAAGGATATTAATCCAACAACAGTTTTTATATAATCAATTGAATGTTATTTGCGCGACAAGTGCATTCGGTATGGGAATAAACAAAGAAAATGTGCGGTTTGTTGTTCATTTTCATTTTCCGTCGTCGATGGAAACGTATCTCCAGGAAGTAGGTAGAGCAGGAAGAGATGGATTAGCAAGCATAGCTGTTCTTCTATATGCGCCCGGTGATGAACAATTGCCACAGCGAATGATTGAAAATGAAAGCATGACAAAAGAACAAATATATACCTATTTGGAACCAAGTGTTTATAATGAAGAGGAAAAAGCTCATTTTCTAGGTTTAAACGATGTTCATCAACGTTTGTTACATTACTACCAACAAGCTTTTTTGAAACAGCCTGAATCGGATTTAAGGACGTTTTCTACAAACATTGAACAATTCATGAAGAAAAGGCAATCGCAAAAGTTTGAGCATGTAGATAACATGGTTAATTGGATCAACCTACAAACGTGCCGCAGAGAAGCGATTCTTACCTATTTTAATGAGAAATATCATAAGAAAATTAGCTCGTGTTGTGATGTTTGTCGAGTAGACATGAGTTTGTATACCCAAATGAAAGATACTCTTAAAAATGAAAATGTTCCTCAATGGGACGTATTGTTACAAAATTTACTAAAATTGAGTTGA